One genomic window of Cupriavidus oxalaticus includes the following:
- the aroA gene encoding 3-phosphoshikimate 1-carboxyvinyltransferase, producing the protein MEHLTLGPLTRATGTVRLPGSKSISNRVLLLAALATGETRVRDLLDSDDTRVMLQALRTLGVAWRQDGADYIVAGAGGNFPNKSAELFMGNAGTAIRPLTAALALQGGSYKLSGVPRMHERPIGDLVDGLRQVGAVIDYLGNEGFPPLHIQPAGIRIDAPIRVRGDVSSQFLTALLMSLPMAQSDSGRIEIEVVGELISKPYIEITLNLLARFGIQVERQGWERFVLPAGAAYQSPGEIYVEGDASSASYFLAAGAIGGGPVRVEGVGMTSIQGDVRFADALNRMGANIMAGDNWIEVRGTERDDGRLHGIELDCNHIPDAAMTLAVAALFAEGTTTLTNIASWRVKETDRIAAMATELRKLGAVVEEGADYLRVTPPPAWQTPADGIGTYDDHRMAMCFSLAAFGPLPVRINDPGCVAKTFPDYFSVFAGVTR; encoded by the coding sequence ATGGAACACCTGACGCTTGGCCCCCTGACTCGCGCCACCGGCACCGTGCGGCTGCCGGGCTCGAAGAGCATCTCCAACCGCGTGCTGCTGCTGGCCGCGCTGGCCACCGGCGAAACCCGCGTGCGCGACCTGCTCGATTCCGACGACACCCGCGTGATGCTGCAGGCGCTGCGCACGCTGGGCGTGGCGTGGCGGCAGGACGGCGCCGATTACATCGTGGCCGGCGCCGGCGGCAATTTCCCGAACAAGTCGGCCGAGCTGTTCATGGGCAACGCCGGCACGGCGATCCGCCCGCTGACGGCCGCGCTGGCGCTGCAGGGCGGCAGCTACAAGCTATCGGGCGTGCCGCGCATGCACGAGCGGCCGATCGGCGACCTGGTCGACGGCCTGCGCCAGGTCGGCGCGGTGATCGACTACCTTGGCAATGAAGGTTTCCCGCCGCTGCATATCCAGCCCGCCGGCATCCGCATCGACGCGCCGATCCGCGTGCGCGGCGATGTGTCGAGCCAGTTCCTGACCGCGCTGCTGATGAGCCTGCCGATGGCGCAGAGCGACAGCGGACGGATCGAGATCGAGGTGGTGGGCGAGCTGATTTCCAAGCCCTATATCGAGATCACGCTGAACCTGCTGGCGCGTTTCGGCATCCAGGTCGAGCGGCAGGGCTGGGAACGCTTCGTGCTGCCGGCCGGCGCGGCCTACCAGTCACCCGGCGAGATCTATGTGGAGGGCGATGCGTCCTCGGCATCGTATTTCCTGGCGGCCGGGGCGATCGGCGGCGGGCCGGTGCGGGTCGAGGGCGTGGGCATGACCAGCATCCAGGGCGACGTGCGTTTTGCCGATGCGCTCAACCGCATGGGCGCCAACATCATGGCGGGCGACAACTGGATCGAAGTGCGCGGTACGGAACGCGACGATGGCCGGCTGCACGGCATCGAGCTCGACTGCAACCACATCCCCGACGCGGCCATGACGCTGGCGGTGGCGGCGCTGTTTGCCGAAGGCACCACGACCCTGACCAATATCGCCAGTTGGCGCGTCAAGGAAACCGACCGGATCGCCGCGATGGCAACGGAACTGCGCAAGCTGGGCGCAGTCGTGGAAGAAGGGGCGGACTATCTGCGTGTGACGCCGCCGCCCGCCTGGCAGACCCCGGCGGACGGCATTGGCACCTATGATGACCATCGCATGGCGATGTGTTTCTCGCTGGCCGCATTCGGGCCGCTGCCGGTGCGGATCAACGACCCGGGTTGCGTGGCGAAGACGTTCCCGGACTACTTCAGCGTATTTGCCGGCGTTACGCGCTGA
- a CDS encoding DUF2061 domain-containing protein, whose translation MAKTLTFGIMHLGIAFSVTYALTGSLAISGAITFIEPAVNTVAHYFFDRYWERRERRQAPASGEATRTRATTGDLVSA comes from the coding sequence ATGGCAAAAACCCTGACGTTCGGCATCATGCACCTCGGCATCGCTTTCAGCGTGACGTATGCGCTGACCGGCAGCCTTGCCATCAGCGGTGCCATCACTTTCATCGAACCGGCCGTCAATACCGTGGCGCACTACTTCTTCGATCGCTACTGGGAACGGCGCGAGCGCCGCCAGGCTCCTGCCAGCGGCGAAGCAACCAGGACCCGCGCCACGACCGGCGACCTGGTCAGCGCGTAA
- the cmk gene encoding (d)CMP kinase, translated as MTIVSVITIDGPTASGKGTVAHKVADAVGFHLLDSGALYRLVALASDRAGVDLADVDTLAKVASRLEVKFGPDRVWLQGEEVSLAIRAEAIGNRASAIAVHQPVRDALTQLQRDFRKLPGLVADGRDMGTVIFPDAQLKVFLTASVEARARRRYKQLIDKGISANIEDLLRDLEARDARDRNRAAAPLRPAEDAKLLDTSDMTVDQAVAQVLEWFAAVRSGA; from the coding sequence ATGACTATTGTCAGCGTCATCACCATTGACGGGCCGACCGCCTCGGGCAAGGGAACGGTCGCACACAAGGTCGCCGACGCGGTGGGATTCCATCTGCTCGACAGCGGGGCCCTGTACCGGCTGGTGGCGTTGGCCAGCGATCGCGCCGGCGTTGACCTGGCCGACGTGGACACCCTGGCAAAGGTCGCCTCGCGCCTTGAAGTGAAGTTCGGCCCGGACCGGGTCTGGCTGCAGGGAGAGGAAGTCAGCCTGGCGATCCGTGCGGAGGCCATCGGCAACCGCGCCTCGGCCATCGCCGTGCACCAGCCGGTGCGCGACGCGCTGACCCAGCTGCAGCGCGACTTCCGCAAGCTGCCAGGCCTGGTCGCCGACGGCCGGGACATGGGCACCGTGATCTTTCCGGACGCCCAGTTGAAAGTGTTCCTCACGGCAAGTGTTGAAGCGCGTGCTCGCAGGCGCTATAAACAATTGATTGATAAGGGAATTTCTGCTAATATCGAAGACCTTTTGCGTGACCTCGAGGCGCGCGACGCGCGGGATCGCAACCGCGCCGCCGCACCGCTGCGTCCCGCCGAGGATGCAAAGCTGCTGGATACCTCCGACATGACGGTGGATCAGGCAGTGGCGCAGGTGCTGGAGTGGTTTGCCGCTGTGCGGTCCGGTGCATGA
- the rpsA gene encoding 30S ribosomal protein S1, whose amino-acid sequence MSDLQTNESFAALFEESIARSNMKAGEVISAEVVRIDHNFVVVNAGLKSEAFVPVEEFLNDQGELEVQAGDYVSVAIDALENGYGDTILSRDKAKRLASWLNLEKALEDGEIISGTVTGKVKGGLTVMVNGIRAFLPGSLVDVRPIKDTTPYEGKTLEFKVIKLDRKRNNVVLSRRAVVEATLGEERQKLMETLKEGAIVNGIVKNITDYGAFVDLGGIDGLLHITDLAWRRVRHPSEVLSVGQEITAKILKFDQEKNRVSLGVKQLGEDPWVGISRRYPQGTRLFGKVTNLTDYGAFVEIEAGIEGLVHVSEMDWTNKNVAPSKVVQLGDEVEVMVLDIDEDKRRISLGMKQCKANPWDDFSRNHKKGDKLSGQIKSITDFGVFIGLPGGIDGLVHLSDLSWQESGEDAVRKYKKGDEVEAVVLGIDVDKERISLGIKQLSGDPFNNFISANDKGSIVTGTIKAVDAKGAVVQLADDVEGYLRASEISADRVEDARNVLKEGEQITALVVNVDRKSRNINLSIKAKDSAEQQEAMQKFQADTGTAGTTNLGALLKAKLGQDNQ is encoded by the coding sequence ATGTCCGACCTGCAAACTAACGAATCCTTTGCCGCACTGTTCGAGGAATCGATCGCCCGCTCCAATATGAAGGCTGGCGAAGTGATCTCCGCTGAAGTCGTGCGCATCGACCACAACTTCGTGGTCGTCAATGCCGGCCTCAAGTCCGAGGCATTTGTGCCGGTGGAGGAGTTCCTGAACGACCAGGGCGAACTCGAAGTGCAGGCCGGCGACTACGTCTCCGTGGCCATCGACGCACTCGAGAACGGCTATGGCGACACCATCCTGTCCCGCGACAAGGCCAAGCGTCTGGCATCGTGGCTGAACCTCGAGAAGGCGCTGGAAGACGGCGAGATCATCTCGGGTACCGTGACCGGCAAGGTCAAGGGCGGCCTGACGGTCATGGTCAACGGCATCCGCGCGTTCCTGCCGGGCTCGCTGGTTGACGTGCGTCCGATCAAGGACACCACCCCGTACGAAGGCAAGACCCTGGAATTCAAGGTCATCAAGCTGGACCGCAAGCGCAACAACGTTGTGCTGTCGCGCCGCGCCGTGGTCGAAGCGACCCTGGGCGAAGAGCGCCAGAAGCTGATGGAAACCCTGAAGGAAGGCGCCATCGTCAACGGTATCGTCAAGAACATCACCGACTACGGTGCGTTCGTTGACCTGGGCGGCATCGACGGCCTGCTGCACATCACCGACCTGGCCTGGCGCCGTGTCCGCCACCCGAGCGAAGTGCTGTCGGTTGGCCAGGAAATCACCGCCAAGATCCTCAAGTTCGACCAGGAAAAGAACCGCGTCTCGCTGGGCGTGAAGCAGCTGGGCGAAGATCCGTGGGTCGGCATCTCGCGCCGCTACCCGCAAGGCACCCGCCTGTTCGGCAAGGTGACCAACCTGACCGACTACGGCGCGTTCGTCGAGATCGAAGCCGGCATCGAAGGCCTGGTGCACGTGTCGGAAATGGACTGGACCAACAAGAACGTGGCTCCGTCGAAGGTTGTCCAGCTGGGCGACGAAGTGGAAGTCATGGTCCTGGATATCGACGAAGACAAGCGTCGTATCAGCCTGGGCATGAAGCAGTGCAAGGCCAACCCGTGGGACGATTTCTCGCGCAACCACAAGAAGGGCGACAAGCTGAGCGGCCAGATCAAGTCGATCACCGACTTCGGCGTGTTCATCGGCCTGCCTGGTGGCATCGATGGCCTGGTGCACCTGTCCGACCTGTCCTGGCAAGAGTCCGGCGAAGACGCCGTGCGCAAGTACAAGAAGGGCGACGAAGTCGAAGCCGTGGTTCTGGGCATCGACGTCGACAAGGAGCGCATCTCGCTGGGCATCAAGCAGCTGTCGGGCGATCCGTTCAACAACTTCATCTCGGCCAACGACAAGGGCTCGATCGTTACCGGCACCATCAAGGCCGTTGACGCCAAGGGCGCCGTGGTCCAGCTGGCTGACGACGTGGAAGGCTACCTGCGTGCTTCGGAAATCTCCGCTGACCGTGTGGAAGACGCCCGCAACGTGCTGAAGGAAGGCGAGCAGATCACCGCCCTGGTGGTGAACGTCGACCGCAAGTCGCGCAATATCAACCTGTCGATCAAGGCCAAGGACAGCGCAGAGCAGCAAGAAGCGATGCAGAAGTTCCAGGCTGACACCGGCACGGCTGGCACGACCAACCTCGGCGCCCTGCTGAAGGCCAAGCTCGGCCAGGACAACCAGTAA
- a CDS encoding integration host factor subunit beta encodes MTKSELVEKLAARFPQLLLRDADISVKTILDAMSEALADGHRIEIRGFGSFGLNKRPPRVGRNPKSGERVLVPEKRVPHFKAGKELRERVDRSQPAPAGVNGNGHSVGTAQAVPGKASTGAAAAPLHEGGLNLVRP; translated from the coding sequence ATGACCAAGTCGGAGCTCGTCGAAAAACTGGCTGCCCGCTTCCCGCAGCTGCTGCTGCGGGATGCGGACATCTCGGTCAAAACGATACTCGACGCGATGTCCGAGGCGCTGGCCGATGGCCATCGCATCGAGATCCGCGGATTCGGCAGTTTTGGTCTGAACAAGCGTCCGCCTCGCGTGGGGCGCAATCCCAAGTCCGGCGAGCGGGTGCTGGTACCTGAAAAACGGGTGCCGCACTTCAAGGCGGGCAAGGAGTTGCGCGAACGGGTTGACCGCAGCCAGCCGGCGCCTGCGGGCGTCAATGGCAACGGCCATTCCGTCGGTACGGCCCAGGCCGTGCCGGGCAAGGCAAGCACTGGCGCCGCTGCAGCGCCGCTGCACGAGGGCGGACTGAACCTGGTCCGGCCCTGA
- a CDS encoding LapA family protein — translation MKLFAWIVRIVVFVLLFVLALRNTADASLQLFFNAVWHAPLILILFAAFVLGAVAALASVAPGLMRQRMEVAKLRRALTQVQAAAASASPQPAAASTATPRDAKPVPYNVVGPKV, via the coding sequence ATGAAACTGTTCGCCTGGATCGTCCGTATCGTCGTATTCGTGCTGCTGTTCGTGCTGGCGCTGCGCAATACCGCCGACGCTTCGCTGCAGCTGTTCTTCAACGCCGTCTGGCACGCCCCGCTGATCCTGATCCTGTTCGCCGCCTTCGTGCTTGGCGCGGTCGCGGCGCTGGCCTCGGTGGCGCCCGGCCTGATGCGCCAGCGCATGGAGGTCGCCAAGCTGCGCCGCGCGCTGACGCAGGTGCAGGCGGCCGCCGCTTCAGCATCGCCGCAGCCGGCCGCTGCAAGCACGGCCACGCCGCGCGACGCCAAGCCGGTCCCTTACAACGTAGTCGGCCCGAAAGTCTGA
- the lapB gene encoding lipopolysaccharide assembly protein LapB, translating into MMFETWWLLALPLVFGLGWMAARFDVRQLISEQGALPRSYFKGLNFLLNEQPDKAIDAFIEVARLDPETTELHFALGALFRRRGETERAIRVHQNLATRPDLPEPEREHALYELGQDFLRAGLLDRAEESLRRLMSGPYAASAKRVLLELYEVEKEWQKAIDAARELQTLEQKSYSLQIAQFCCELAQDALQRKRPEDAVKWLNQAIEENPANVRAPILLGDVAAAAGDARAALGHWLGIERQDASYLPLVADRVVKAYASLQQEGTALEWLHGLLKGKLAPELLDTAYKAELETNGPEAAARLMREQLRRQPTLLALTKYFEAQAAVTSAEVPAGAEAPAEDGASERDQETGAIRDLLQARTRNLARYTCRECGFRARLFYWQCPGCNRWETYAPRRSETLG; encoded by the coding sequence ATGATGTTTGAAACCTGGTGGTTGCTGGCGCTGCCACTTGTCTTTGGCCTCGGCTGGATGGCGGCGCGCTTCGACGTGCGGCAGCTTATCAGCGAGCAGGGCGCGCTGCCGCGTTCGTATTTCAAGGGCCTCAACTTCCTGCTCAACGAGCAACCCGACAAGGCCATCGACGCCTTTATCGAGGTGGCCCGCCTTGATCCCGAGACCACCGAACTTCACTTTGCCCTTGGCGCGCTGTTCCGCCGCCGCGGCGAAACCGAGCGCGCCATCCGCGTGCACCAGAACCTGGCAACCCGTCCCGACCTGCCCGAGCCGGAGCGCGAACATGCGCTCTACGAACTGGGCCAAGACTTCCTGCGCGCCGGCCTGCTGGACCGCGCCGAAGAGTCGCTGCGCCGGCTGATGTCCGGCCCGTACGCAGCCTCGGCCAAGCGCGTGCTGCTCGAGCTGTACGAGGTCGAGAAAGAGTGGCAGAAGGCCATCGACGCCGCGCGCGAACTGCAGACGCTGGAGCAGAAGAGCTACAGCCTGCAGATCGCCCAGTTCTGCTGCGAACTGGCGCAGGATGCGCTGCAGCGCAAGCGTCCCGAAGATGCGGTGAAGTGGCTGAACCAGGCCATCGAAGAAAATCCGGCCAATGTGCGCGCGCCCATCCTGCTGGGCGACGTGGCGGCCGCCGCTGGCGACGCCCGTGCCGCGCTCGGCCACTGGCTGGGCATCGAACGACAGGACGCCTCTTATCTGCCGCTGGTCGCCGACCGCGTGGTCAAGGCCTACGCCAGCCTGCAGCAGGAAGGTACGGCGCTGGAGTGGCTGCACGGCCTGCTCAAGGGCAAGCTCGCACCGGAACTGCTCGACACTGCCTACAAGGCCGAGCTCGAAACGAACGGCCCCGAGGCCGCGGCGCGCCTGATGCGCGAGCAATTGCGGCGCCAGCCCACGCTGCTGGCGCTGACAAAGTACTTTGAGGCGCAGGCCGCCGTCACCTCGGCCGAAGTGCCGGCAGGTGCCGAAGCCCCCGCCGAGGACGGCGCCAGCGAGCGCGATCAGGAAACCGGCGCGATCCGCGACCTGCTGCAGGCGCGCACGCGCAACCTGGCGCGCTACACCTGCCGCGAATGCGGTTTCCGCGCCCGCCTGTTCTACTGGCAATGCCCGGGTTGCAACCGCTGGGAAACCTACGCCCCGCGGCGTTCCGAGACGCTCGGCTGA
- a CDS encoding UDP-glucose dehydrogenase family protein, which yields MKVTIIGSGYVGLVTGACLAELGNDVFCLDLDEKKIALLNAGGVPIYEPGLQELIQRNRAAGRLVFSTDVAASVEHADVQFIAVGTPPDEDGSADLKYVLAAAHNIGRHMTGFKVVVDKSTVPVGTGDRVTAAIREELAARGLEDLQFSVVSNPEFLKEGAAVEDFMRPDRIVLGCNPDAAGRHAQATMRTLYAPFNRHHERTFYMDVRSAEFTKYAANSMLATRISFMNELANLADEVGADIELVRMGIGSDPRIGYSFLYAGAGYGGSCFPKDVQALMRTAADHGKSMRVLEAVEAVNGAQKRVLGEKIVRRFGDDLAGRTFAMWGLAFKPNTDDMREAPSRVLARELVSRGAALRVHDPVSMVEARRALESDLSDLPDAMARVSFHDNQMDALDGADALAIVTEWKVFRSPDFGQIKRRLKTPVIFDGRNLYEPQAMAESGVEYHAIGRAARPGQQAAHDSANK from the coding sequence ATGAAAGTCACCATTATCGGCAGCGGCTACGTCGGCCTCGTCACCGGCGCTTGCCTGGCGGAGCTGGGCAACGATGTGTTCTGCCTCGACCTGGACGAAAAGAAGATCGCGCTGCTCAATGCGGGCGGCGTGCCGATCTACGAGCCGGGCCTGCAGGAGCTGATCCAGCGCAACCGCGCCGCCGGCCGCCTGGTTTTTTCCACCGACGTCGCCGCCAGCGTCGAGCATGCCGACGTGCAGTTCATCGCCGTCGGCACGCCGCCGGACGAAGACGGCTCGGCGGACCTCAAGTACGTGCTGGCCGCGGCGCACAATATCGGTCGGCACATGACCGGCTTCAAGGTCGTGGTCGACAAATCCACCGTGCCGGTGGGCACGGGCGACCGCGTCACGGCCGCGATCCGCGAGGAACTGGCCGCGCGCGGGCTGGAAGACCTGCAGTTCTCGGTGGTGTCGAACCCCGAGTTCCTGAAGGAGGGCGCCGCCGTCGAGGACTTCATGCGCCCCGACCGCATCGTGCTGGGCTGTAACCCGGACGCCGCCGGCCGCCATGCGCAGGCCACCATGCGCACGCTGTACGCGCCGTTCAACCGGCACCATGAGCGCACGTTCTACATGGATGTGCGTTCCGCCGAGTTCACCAAGTACGCCGCCAATTCGATGCTGGCCACGCGGATCTCGTTCATGAACGAACTGGCGAACCTGGCCGACGAGGTCGGCGCCGATATCGAACTTGTGCGCATGGGTATCGGCTCGGATCCCCGCATCGGCTACAGTTTCCTGTATGCCGGCGCGGGCTACGGCGGTTCGTGCTTTCCCAAGGACGTGCAGGCGCTGATGCGCACCGCGGCCGACCATGGCAAGTCCATGCGCGTGCTCGAGGCGGTGGAAGCGGTCAACGGTGCGCAGAAGCGCGTGCTGGGCGAGAAGATCGTGCGCCGCTTCGGCGACGACCTTGCCGGCCGCACCTTTGCCATGTGGGGGCTGGCCTTCAAGCCCAATACCGACGATATGCGCGAGGCGCCGTCGCGGGTCCTGGCGCGGGAGCTGGTGTCGCGCGGCGCTGCGCTGCGCGTGCACGACCCGGTGTCGATGGTTGAAGCACGCCGCGCACTGGAGTCCGACCTGTCCGACCTGCCGGACGCGATGGCGCGCGTCAGCTTCCACGACAACCAGATGGATGCGCTGGACGGTGCCGACGCGCTGGCCATCGTGACCGAATGGAAGGTATTCCGCAGCCCGGATTTCGGCCAGATCAAGCGGCGGCTGAAGACGCCGGTGATCTTCGACGGGCGCAACCTGTACGAGCCCCAGGCGATGGCCGAGAGCGGCGTCGAGTACCACGCCATCGGCCGCGCGGCCCGGCCCGGACAACAGGCGGCGCACGATTCCGCGAACAAATAG
- the rfaE1 gene encoding D-glycero-beta-D-manno-heptose-7-phosphate kinase yields the protein MNKTIPQEQIRQSHILVVGDMMLDRYWFGDVERISPEAPVPVVQVKRSDERLGGAANVARNAAALGARVGMLGVVGDDEPARTLEALLAESHVEPYLHRDSKLNTTIKLRVVAHQQQLLRVDFENAPAHEVLAAVQDRFQGLINDYQVLVLSDYGKGGLTHVSRMIDAGRAAGRKVLIDPKGDDYSRYRGATLITPNRSEMRAVVGAWKTEADLTIRAQNLRRELQLEALLLTRSEEGMTLYTEAEVLHVSAQAREVYDVSGAGDTVIATLATMLGAGVTLKEAVQHANRAGGIVVGKLGTAVVTYPELFGTAP from the coding sequence ATGAACAAGACCATCCCGCAGGAACAGATCCGGCAGTCCCATATCCTGGTGGTCGGCGACATGATGCTGGACCGCTACTGGTTCGGCGACGTCGAACGCATCTCGCCGGAAGCCCCGGTGCCGGTGGTGCAGGTCAAGCGCAGCGACGAGCGCCTGGGCGGCGCCGCCAACGTGGCGCGCAACGCCGCTGCGCTGGGCGCGCGCGTGGGCATGCTGGGCGTCGTCGGCGACGACGAGCCGGCGCGCACGCTCGAGGCGCTGCTCGCCGAGAGCCACGTCGAGCCCTACCTGCACCGCGACTCCAAGCTAAATACCACTATCAAGCTGCGCGTAGTCGCCCACCAGCAGCAACTGCTGCGCGTGGACTTCGAAAACGCCCCGGCGCACGAAGTGCTGGCCGCGGTACAGGACCGGTTCCAGGGCCTGATCAACGACTACCAGGTGCTGGTGCTGTCCGACTACGGCAAGGGCGGCCTGACGCACGTTTCCCGCATGATCGACGCCGGCCGCGCAGCCGGCCGCAAGGTGCTGATCGACCCCAAGGGCGACGACTACTCGCGCTACCGCGGCGCCACGCTGATCACCCCCAACCGCTCCGAGATGCGTGCCGTGGTCGGCGCCTGGAAGACCGAGGCCGACCTCACCATCCGCGCGCAGAACCTGCGCCGCGAACTGCAACTGGAGGCGCTGCTGCTGACGCGCTCGGAGGAGGGCATGACGCTCTACACGGAAGCCGAAGTGCTGCACGTCTCGGCCCAGGCGCGCGAGGTCTATGATGTATCGGGTGCCGGCGATACCGTGATCGCCACGCTGGCGACCATGCTGGGCGCGGGCGTGACGCTCAAGGAAGCCGTGCAGCATGCCAACCGCGCCGGCGGCATCGTGGTCGGCAAGCTCGGCACCGCCGTCGTTACCTACCCTGAATTGTTCGGCACCGCCCCGTGA
- the rfaD gene encoding ADP-glyceromanno-heptose 6-epimerase encodes MTIIVTGAAGFIGSNLVKGLNERGETNVIAVDNLTRADKFHNLVDCEISDYLDKEDFLERFAKGQFGKVRAVFHEGACSDTMESDGRYMMENNYRYTVSLMESCLEQGAQFLYASSAATYGASQVFREDREFERPLNVYGYSKFLFDQIVRRRLPSALSQIVGFRYFNVYGPRENHKGRMASVAFHNFNQFRADGTVKLFGDYGGYGPGMQSRDFISVEDVVKVNLYFLDHPEKSGIFNLGTGRAQPFNDIAVTVVNTLREAEGKPSLSLEELVQEGLVEYVKFPDALRGKYQCFTQSDVSKLRGAGYGEAFLTVEEGVARYCRWLIGRNG; translated from the coding sequence ATGACCATCATCGTGACCGGCGCCGCCGGCTTTATCGGCAGCAACCTCGTCAAGGGCCTGAACGAACGGGGCGAGACCAATGTCATCGCCGTCGACAACCTGACCCGCGCCGACAAGTTCCACAACCTCGTCGACTGCGAGATCTCCGACTACCTGGACAAGGAGGACTTCCTCGAGCGCTTTGCAAAGGGACAGTTCGGCAAGGTCCGCGCGGTGTTCCACGAAGGCGCCTGCTCCGACACCATGGAGAGCGACGGGCGCTACATGATGGAGAACAACTACCGCTACACGGTGTCGCTGATGGAGAGTTGCCTGGAGCAGGGCGCGCAGTTCCTCTATGCTTCGTCGGCCGCGACCTACGGCGCCTCGCAGGTGTTCCGCGAGGACCGCGAGTTCGAGCGTCCGCTGAACGTGTACGGCTACTCCAAGTTCCTGTTCGACCAGATTGTGCGGCGCAGGCTGCCGTCTGCACTGTCGCAGATCGTCGGCTTCCGCTATTTCAACGTGTATGGCCCGCGCGAGAACCACAAGGGCCGCATGGCGTCGGTGGCTTTCCACAATTTCAACCAGTTCCGCGCCGACGGTACCGTGAAGCTGTTCGGCGACTACGGCGGGTATGGTCCCGGCATGCAGAGCCGCGACTTCATCTCGGTCGAGGACGTGGTCAAGGTCAACCTGTACTTCCTTGACCATCCCGAGAAGTCCGGCATCTTCAACCTGGGCACCGGCCGGGCGCAGCCGTTCAACGACATCGCCGTCACCGTGGTCAATACGCTGCGCGAGGCGGAAGGCAAGCCGAGCCTGTCGCTGGAAGAGCTGGTACAGGAAGGCCTGGTCGAGTACGTCAAGTTCCCCGACGCGCTGCGCGGCAAGTACCAGTGCTTTACGCAGTCCGATGTGTCGAAGCTGCGCGGCGCCGGCTACGGTGAGGCCTTTCTGACGGTCGAGGAAGGCGTGGCGCGCTACTGCCGCTGGCTGATCGGGCGCAACGGCTGA
- a CDS encoding ComEA family DNA-binding protein — MFKHWVWQLVRRFSLLAAMCLCAGGAAHAAIDVNTADEAALTSVKGVGPATARNIVNERNKRGPYKDAADLAERVSGVGPKSVARLQEGGLVFGAAAAAAPAPSAPAAKPAKAAAAPPAGAAKAAR, encoded by the coding sequence ATGTTCAAGCATTGGGTCTGGCAACTCGTCCGTCGTTTTTCCCTGCTGGCTGCGATGTGCCTGTGCGCGGGCGGCGCGGCGCATGCCGCCATCGACGTCAATACGGCCGACGAGGCCGCGCTGACGTCGGTCAAGGGCGTCGGCCCCGCCACCGCACGCAATATCGTCAACGAGCGCAACAAGCGCGGTCCGTACAAGGATGCCGCCGATCTTGCCGAGCGTGTCAGCGGCGTAGGGCCGAAGTCCGTGGCCAGGTTGCAGGAAGGGGGGCTGGTATTCGGCGCCGCCGCCGCTGCTGCACCGGCACCCTCGGCTCCCGCTGCCAAGCCCGCCAAGGCGGCTGCCGCGCCGCCAGCCGGTGCCGCCAAGGCAGCGCGCTGA